GTAACGAGACAGGCACTCCTCAATCACCTGTCCCGttccaggaaaaaaaggaaaaaaaaaatcccacatTAATTTCATGTTCAAGTAATTATCAAAATGAACCAGAACAACCCCCAggatattccccccccccttaaaataaaaaaggaatgcTGACGTCCGTCTACACAAGCACACGCGAACGTATTTTACATAAAATGGGGAAACTCGATGGACAGTTCGTTGCGTGTTTACATCGAATATCGATTGGGTTGAGTaacatgcacacacacaaacgagtcgcttttttttctgttccggTCGGGGTGGGGTGGGAGGAGCTTTTGACCTAatgcgaaacaaaacaaacaaacaaacacagaaATGTCAGAGTAGAGGGCAATGCCGGCCGCATGGAAAGTCCTTAGGCCATGCTCCTTTATCGAGCGACAGTGGTGTGGCAAAGGAAGGAGAGCATCTACTTTGTTCCAACTCctcccgacacacacacacacacacgtaaaaataaataaaatggaatgaaatgtaGGAACTAAAaatgtcttttaaaaaagagaaaaacgattGCCAGTAACAATAAAGaattattaaacaaaaaataaaaggcgcCACAATGTCCGGGAAAAAAGTGGCGGCGCGTGCGTGGCCCCCGTCCGGATCGCCTTTTTGGCAAATGATCGCTGTGGGACTGACGTTCCATCTTATTACCGGTGGGTTCGGCACAAACAAAAAGGAAGGGAAGGCCAACTCCTATGGCTGCCTGATTacattaaaacaagaaaaaggactTTGTCGTCACCTGATAGGCGTTAGATATGGGAGTGTGGAGCTCCCGGTGATGGGCTCCCTGGCCGTCGATGATATCTTGTATGACTTCCGGTGCCCGCTCAATGGCCTGGGGATCGTAAGGGACGATGCAATCGGCTGGAAGCTCGGCCGACAGATGCTGGTGAGCGGCGTCCAGCTTGGCAGGATCGGTCGATTCCATCGTCAACTTGGTGCGGTAGTAGCTGTGACCTATGACCGGGTAGGAACCGAACGAGACGTGAGAGGCGAATTCTTTGACGGCGGCGTTCAAAATCGGCGCCAAACCGACTTCGTCCGCCTGCAGGTAAATCtcgcgagagagaaagacgcaGTCGGGATTGCGGGCCAGCGTTTCCAAGTGCCGGCAGCACCTCTTCAGGTATTGCGGAATGCCCGGCATGACGTACACGTTGTCCACCTGGATCATGGGGAACACGGACAGACCTTTGCTGTGGTGcaatcgactagaggctgggACTAGAGCCATCTTCAGAGCCGGATTGAAACTGCTGGTCTCCACATCACAGGGAAACGTGGGAGGGTTGAGGGGATCATAATCTAATGGAGCGGGGATCTTGAAATGGGATTGGATGAGCTCAACCAGCTCGGGCAGGAGGATCAGCCTCTGCTGCAGACCATGAGCGATTGCCTGGTAGGTGATGTCATCATGGGTTGGACCGATCCCCCCAGCTGTGACCACATGGGTGAACTTCTTGGAGAAGAGGGCCACTTCTTCAGCGATGACATCCACTTGATCTGGAATGACGGATATTTTGCAGACATCCACCCCCAATGCGTAGAGCTTCTGAGCAACGTAATGAGAATTGGTATCTGCCACCTTCCCTTTAGTGATTTCATccccgatgatgatgatgccagCAGTGCACTTGGAAGACATTGACCTGCTCACGTAACGGGAGGAGTACTGAAGCCCCAAGCGATTTTTCCAAGCTAGACTATCTACCCTACTCAGAATTCTTAGCATAACCGCGTTAAAAAAGTTAATTCTTTTCAGAACGAGTCGGAAATTTTTACGTAGTTCTTCAAAGGGTGACTTAAATATATGATTTATACACACCCAGCCAAAGTTCAGGGCAAAGAAATGGCAAAAACAGTCAGATAAAAGAGGCGATATTTATATAAGATTGGCTCACCTGCGAAACACGCCGAAAAGTTCGTCTGCTGTTTTGCTTATCGTCACGGCACGCGCTCTAGCGAGCGAAAATGCAACAAGACGAGACAAAATCCGAGAACAACAAGTTCGTGATAGGAATTTGGAccttgctgctgttgatgaAATCCGATCAAATCATCGAAAATGGGGTCAcactcttattttcttcaaaataatttctgattgaaaagcgaaaaaatattttaaatagtttagtGATGTACATATCCGTCACTATTTCTTGctgatctaaataaaaaaattaaaaaaacggcggaagaagaagccaaggtCCTTGGGCTATTTGCCTTATTtacccttaaaaaaaaagaaataaaataaaaagaaaccacTCGATACCGATGTTTACATTATCTCGTTTGAATCCCGCCGATTGGGACCGTCGCCTCGCCGTCCCGACGCGACTCACGATGACTTCAAAGACCCAaccaaacaacacacacaacagccgTCACAAGAAgaatattcccccccccccaaaaaaaaaaaaaacaaaagacaaaaatacaACTATGaatacgaaagaaaaagttaagcacaagaaactttttgtttcaatttttccaattggGCAACATTTTGTCTGTCGTCTCTGGAACCCAAAGACATTGGCCAATTAAGCCGAGAGTTGAGTGACATGGCGGTCGGGGCtggccccttttttttgtcatttcgtttgactttttttttcgttcgttatcggCACTAGGGTTCCCTTATTTCAAAAAGGGGCCGGAGGTATAATAGCTTTGAAAGCGCTAATCAACTCAGTTGCGCACGTCTAACGAGGCTGAGAGAAAAGCGGAGTAGTAAAATGACATCGTTAAAGTTCCTTGTCCGCCCGGTAATGCGATCCTTTCAGCTGCTGTTGTGACTCTCtctcagtctctctctctatacacaTCAGTTTCCCCCTCTATGCTCATCGCCCATTGGATAGGCGCAATCATTCGTGGAGAGGAGGAAGCGAAAATCTTCTTTGTTGGgtcggaaagaagaagaagagaaaggccATCAGTGAGTGCGGAGAGAGAAATGTCATTagcgaaaaaaggggggaatatTGTACATGTACAGATTATTAGATTACTACAAAccggaaaaactaaaaaataacgcGCACACAAACGAGAGGAGAGGCGCCCATGTTTCGTTTCGTGTGAAATTCGATAGTTCTTGAACACACaccacaagagagaaaaagatttgCGCCTATAACGTGAGCATTCATAATGtcgatttccatttttgattctttttttggggggaaagaaaagatcttttcttcttttgattctttatCGGGTTCGAACGCAGCAACATTCCTGCATCCCTCGACTGTATATTTCTCTCCAGAGAGAGGCAGAAAAGAGACCCAGACAGCTCAATCTTATAATGTTGAGCTACATAAGGCAAGAGCGGGCCACAGCAACTGCGTGTTCGTGCATACATACATATAGATGTGTAAATGCGCTATCAAGATTgggtttgttttctctctttcttcctcCTTAAGGAATATCgaataaatacatttttttttttcaagagagaaaaatattatcAAGAAGCAGCTGGCTGCGCCACTATccataattttgatttgaatccATAACGGGAAACGGCGGGAAATAACAAACCCCAATCAAATATGTAATTTCTCGACGAAATGTAGTATAACATTCCATCAAAATCTTAAATAGGCTACTAaacttgtgtctttttttctttctttctttctttggttCCCTTTTGGTGATTTCAATCTGTTTCGAGATGTGTGTGAGGGAAATGAATCATCTGCCCGTCATGTAGCGATTGGCCTTGTCAACTGATCCTCCCTCAGCACAGCCagaaaagcagaaaaaaaagaaggaaagatccATCaggattgattgattttcaaataCAATCCGATAAGTGATGAATAAGCCAAGCCAACAGCAGCCAACTTACCAAACAACACCCAAAAagtcacacacaacaacaaaaaaaccgaaacggaaaaatattGAAGATGAAGGGCGGCCCGTGCAAGCTTCTTTGGCGTCGGAGCAGCCagcccagcagccagcaggaaggagaaagaaagaagaagacgaagaaagaaacgagatgaaagaagaagaagaagaaggagaggaaaaaagggggagggatTTGAggggttttttaaaacattatcttcttcttcttcttcttatggaCGATGAACGGCCGATGCTGGGGGTcggccaacaacaaccacaggGTCCTCCGCGTCGACTTGCAACAGTCGCATCTTGATCATGTCCACGGTCGCACCAGCAGCGCCCGTCGACCATCGCCACCCGTTGAATCTGCCAAacccatttttgaattttgcgcgctaaaaatttgaaaagataaaataagaattgaatCGGGGACCGATGCGCGACAGTGGCGCTAGTTGACAAATTCCGTTCGATTCCATCatcgaggaaagaaaaagaaaacaaaaaaaaaactttcgggtctaaaagagaaaaagaaattccgcCAGTGTCTTTGGGTGCGTGCGTGAGCGCGTCGTTTTGTttcggcgtgtgtgtgtggctgtggcgtgtgtgagtgtgtgagaGTGCTTGTTTGAGTGTGTAATATTATTGTTGGTGCACGCGCGCGCGAGGGATTCTCTCCAGTCGTCTTGTCTCGGCGTCCGGAGCGAGGCGGTCCCTTTCCACACAGCCCGTGAGTCCCGCGTCCGTTCCGTCCGTGTATCTGCCGAGAGTCTTCCCAGTTTGATTTGGGTTTGGTTGTTCGTGAACGACCGAATCAGAGCGATGCAACACCGAAGGCTGACCCTATCGGCCTTCCTGGCCGTCCTCCACTGTCTCCTGGACGGCCAGCACTTGGCCCTGGCCAAATCCAACGGCAACGGCCAGCAGAATTACGGATCCTTCAGCGGCAGCGGATTAGATCAAGACGGAGGACTCCAACCAGCTGTCGGAgggtaatattattattatcacacttattatttttcatccaAACCAACACCCCCAAACATTATTACGTCACGATCACAAATTTAACCAAAAAAGTcaccgaaataattttaactttGAAATTATCTCAAAATTGCCTCTGGCAGAcgataaaaattgtattttaaaagTCAAGtcacttttgaaaatttcctAGTAGACGCCGTATCGGGTGAATCAATCACGTGATCGTCTTTTTGGTAGTGGTGTGTGTCGTGACTCTTAACTCTTAAGGCGCTAGAAGatggagagagaaggagagagagagagagagaacaacctCGAAAACATCAAGAGGTCAAACAGACAAAAAGGGATAacaaaatataagaagaaggaaaaaaagatgtcgGCCTGGTGTCGGCTGTAATGGCTCTCTAACCGAATGTAGTCGAAGCtaagaagaataaaattataccctttcttcttcttcttctttttccctttggaaaaagaagatgcgGTTGAgatggataaaaaaataaaaagggaaaaggtgTGTCATAAGTTGTGTGTGCCTTATAAGGTCGAGActtatttttcctccttttgggTGAAGGGGGGGGAGAGATTCACCTCAGCGGGAGGTtcaaaaaagaaggaggaacccattggttttttttctttttcttttcgagatGCTGTGCAACATCCCCATAAGTTTCTCTCTCCGAGCTGGGAGACAAGAGCCGATAAGCATCTCTCTTTCACGAACGATTTCTTCTGCCCAGCATCTCTCTACAGCTCACGACCTCCGGTTGACTGATCCCGCGTCCAGTATATAAACTGTATTAATTCTCCATTGGCCGCTGTGTCGCCATTTTCATTCGCTTCTCGTGTTACCAACCGAGCAGCACACATTTCGTCTTATCGCcggaattgaaatttaaaaaagaaaaattcctttttcggGAGAGGATGTTGCGTCAATGGGCCCAAAgttcaaacagttttttttttattttattattttgtgttagttctttttttggtcaGACTCGTTGCTGCTGTCGTTCATTTGTTTTGTAGACGTCCTTGAGTTGGCTGTGTAGGGAAAATTGGTGTCGTCGTCGAAATGAGATTTGTCCAAAACAACTTTCCCTCCTTTTACTGGCAGCAGCTGAGCGTTGGTTCGTTCGTTCATACCAGTCCGATTTTGGTGTCCCCTATTCCTTCGTGAAGACGCCGGACAAGAAATCAAGGAGAAAGAGATGAGACGGGAGAGATACACACGCATAAGGACACAGTCGGATGATCTCCGATTCACGTCGACAGTTCTATCCCCCACTCACAAATTGTTGTTTGTCATCACAAAAGAACtgatattcttattcttattctaccttcttattcttcttcttcttcttcttctttttgaaattgaaatatgcTG
Above is a genomic segment from Daphnia pulicaria isolate SC F1-1A chromosome 8, SC_F0-13Bv2, whole genome shotgun sequence containing:
- the LOC124311098 gene encoding FAD synthase-like, encoding MLRILSRVDSLAWKNRLGLQYSSRYVSRSMSSKCTAGIIIIGDEITKGKVADTNSHYVAQKLYALGVDVCKISVIPDQVDVIAEEVALFSKKFTHVVTAGGIGPTHDDITYQAIAHGLQQRLILLPELVELIQSHFKIPAPLDYDPLNPPTFPCDVETSSFNPALKMALVPASSRLHHSKGLSVFPMIQVDNVYVMPGIPQYLKRCCRHLETLARNPDCVFLSREIYLQADEVGLAPILNAAVKEFASHVSFGSYPVIGHSYYRTKLTMESTDPAKLDAAHQHLSAELPADCIVPYDPQAIERAPEVIQDIIDGQGAHHRELHTPISNAYQVIEECLSRYDPSEVCVSFNGGKDCSALLHLIHAAWMTAAARRRSSSSFVSGQPLKLRALYIRGQDPFPEMEQFIEDTRQRYDLELWTVAGPVRSGLKIALDEHPEIKAILMGTRRSDPHAANLQAFQMTDDGWPSVMRVSPILDWSYQQVWLFLRRLSLPYCNLYDRGYTSVGNRGNTKPNAALRVVDPGTGLETYRPAYLLHDCMAERQGRL